In one Solanum lycopersicum chromosome 11, SLM_r2.1 genomic region, the following are encoded:
- the LOC138339477 gene encoding uncharacterized protein, whose protein sequence is MDKGKNVQTELTEKELRRKIERVTREIQKVKEEGLKVDATTAIYKAAVTTLDEDLASQIKRKKEVEMETESLRKRLNLLRLEIHEGKAREAKIDIETAVLLDRNAALDEELATHSDPKGGKYLAHDLGADNSGPDREVTEEDDEEEIVYKPPFSTLADHPYFTRSKGPTDSFPRSNSDKGKTVMEDNNDEGRLTDVVVAQPTVVEQNELIMQLMQQIAEMKVEMQRRQDAPPPGFGTNIADARPPVYFPSSNIDPTQNQPSTPVHNPSVIDLATQNPQYASASYQTPSPLPNNHPQIPPHPQNTQTAPPPQNQNQTQTAFNTQAFHPHLSQNTNPQAYPQNYQTAQNIPSPSIAPPLPKRATFQVPVPAEHEVHGSELDHYEEQEREWKAKEEVKIDIKEEIKRAMKELQCIPDAVGLSYAELCIHPDLNLPEGFKIPKFDTFGGVGNPMAHLRAYCDQLVGVGRDEALLMRLFSRSLCGEALEWFTSHETRQWPSWNALAKDFIDRFAYNVEIVPDRYSLEKMKQKPTESYREFAYRWRKEAARVRPPMTEKEIVEVFVRVQEPEYYDRIMLLVGAKFAEIVKVGETIEDGLKSGKIARVSASPGSSGLIRKRREEVAAVSYGGRKTPRNPSHSQDRSRPSPKSQRSYYPQSDHPNNHNTVPTYQNAQISSYQGPPSNLQNFSPIFPNYPQPYQIPSPYQNIAPNCANVQSSYRPTPPTYQVRAPLYQDPLPNYQAPMPNFQANPYPRSQAPRTNTQNYQRVPPPRQSGYDTSRPRFEKRPSRNFTTLAESRTKLFERLAADGYIHPVGPKPGDVNSKFYRPDQRCAYHSNSVGHDTEDCINLKHKIQDLIDQEVVSLQPAVPNVNTNPLPNHGGDNLNMIETDEDGCGTKMITPIMHEDLERAVASLSVKERRKFVILTPAKAVALVPSKTLVKPKFVIETAVAQGMTRSGRCYTPDELALGGQKKDHAKRPISEGEAEEFWRRMQPKDYSIVKHLEKTPAQISVWALLMSSQSHRQALMKALDDTYVPSGTSSDNVAAMIHQVIRGHRISFCDDELPVEGRSHNKALHITVICHGKVVNCVLVDDGSGLNICPLTTLRQLNFDLGKLEQNQVNVRAFDGVQRDTLGAVTLTLQMGPAEFSAQFQVLDIDTSYNLLLGRPFIHMAGAVPSTLHQMMKLVWKNEELVIHGEGSRSGKQVSVIDEMPQGADFYTVELVNATNEDLALNSMPTVYKMIATVMLQNGFEPGFGLGRDSQGIIEPVPVLAQGSKYGLGYIPTDDDMKMKRRRDQELTKPIPHLYHSFPIREHAEPEDDGEGICDLFKEINAVIEEEAEPAGFRDAEPGEMLKNWTSTPILMSRTFGNVSYKPANVMSCHELNEQNEANDDEADDYDEESGEPDYVVEEFRQFENQHKPNLEETETVNLGDSECVKEVKISTHLNKTQKESLIHLLAEYNDVFVWEVSDMQGLSTDVVSHKLPINPGFEPVKQKTRKFKPELSLKIKEEITKQIESRLVEVTQYPTWLANVVPVAKKDGKIRICVDYRDLTKASPKDNFPLPNIHILIDNCAKHEMQSFVDCYAGYHQILMDEEDAEKTAFITPWGVYHYRVMPFGLKNAGATYMRAMTTIFHDMIHKEIEVYVDDVIIKSRESSDHLTHLRKFFERLRRYNLKLNPAKCAFGVPAGKLLGFIVSRRGIELDPSKIKAIQELPPPKTRKEVMSFLGRLNYISRFIAQSTVVCEPIFKWLKKDAPTKWTEECQTAFDAIKSYLSNPPVLVPPREGSPLLLYLSVSDNAFGCVLGQHDETGKKEKAIYYISKKFTPYESRYTLLERTCCALTWLAQKLRHYLSSYTTYLISRMDPLKYIFQKAMPTGKLAKWQMLLSEFDIVYVTQKAIKAQALADHLAENPVDEEYEPLKTYFHDEEVSFVGEDISEVYPGWRLFFDGAVNHQGKGVGAVLVSESGQHYPMAAKLRFNCTNNMAEYEACILGLKMAVDMSVYELLVIGDSDLLIHQVQGEWAVKNPKIVPYVQYVQNLCKRFRKIEFRHTPRIQNELADALATIASMIKHPDIDYIDPLDIGLKEHPVHCSHVESEPDEDATSNQKKSIRRMALNFFLNGEVLYKRTPDLGLLRCVDAAEAMRLIEQIHAGVCGTHMNGLTLARKVLRAGYFWMTMENDCCKFVQKCHKCQVHGDLIRVPPHELNAMSSPWPFVAWGMDVIGPIEPAASNGHRFILVAIDYFTKWVEAASYKSVTKKVVADFVRNNLICRFGVPESIITDNGANLNSHLMKEICEQFKIIHRRSTAYRPQMNGAVEAANKNIKKILRKMIDKQRGWHEMLPYALLGYRTTVRTSTGATPYLLVYGTEAVVPVEVEIPSLRIIQEAELSNAEWVSKRIDQLALIDEKRMVAVCHGQLYRQRMTRAFHKRVRARNFEVGQLVLKRIFPHQDEYKGKFAPNWQGPYMVRKVLSGGALVLSEMDGAVWPKPINSDAVKRYYA, encoded by the exons ATGGACAAAGGCAAGAACGTCCAGACGGAGCTCACTGAGAAGGAATTGCGAAGAAAGATCGAGCGAGTCACTCGAGAGATTCAGAAGGTTAAGGAAGAAGGACTCAAAGTAGACGCGACCACGGCGATCTACAAAGCTGCGGTCACAACATTGGATGAAGATCTGGCGTCACagataaagagaaagaaggaggtTGAGATGGAAACCGAAAGCCTAAGGAAAAGGTTGAACTTGCTTCGTTTAGAGATACACGAAGGAAAGGCGAGAGAGGCGAAGATAGATATCGAGACTGCTGTGTTGTTGGACAGAAACGCGGCGCTCGACGAGGAATTGGCGACCCATAGCGACCCAAAGGGCGGAAAATACCTCGCCCATGATCTGGGAGCAGATAACAGTGGCCCCGACCGTGAAGTGACTGAGgaggatgatgaagaagaaatcgtctacaagcctccattttCGACT ctggcagatcatcctTACTTCACCAGATCGAAAGGTCCTACAGATTCCTTCCCTCGATCAAATTCAGACAAAGGAAAGACAGTTATGGAAGACAACAATGACGAAGGGCGTCTTACTGATGTTGTGGTGGCTCAGCCCACTGTAGTGGAACAGAACGAATTGATCATGCAGCTGATGCAACAGATTGCTGAAATGAAAGTTGAAATGCAACGGAGACAGGATGCGCCTCCACCTGGATTTGGTACTAATATTGCTGATGCAAGACCTCCGGTCTACTTCCCTTCATCAAACATAGATCCAACTCAGAACCAGCCTTCTACACCTGTGCATAATCCGTCTGTGATTGACCTCGCAACCCAAAACCCTCAATACGCTTCTGCATCTTACCAAACTCCTTCACCTCTTCCAAATAACCACCCTCAAATACCACCCCATCCTCAGAATACTCAAACTGCCCCACCgccacaaaatcaaaaccaaactcAAACTGCCTTCAATACCCAAGCATTTCATCCGCATTTGAGTCAAAACACCAATCCTCAGGCCTACCCACAAAACTACCAGACCGCCCAAAACATTCCAAGTCCCTCTATAGCTCCGCCCCTACCAAAGAGAGCCACCTTCCAAGTTCCCGTTCCTGCCGAGCACGAGGTGCACGGTTCTGAGTTGGATCACTATGAAGAACAGGAAAGAGAATGGAAGGCGAAAGAAGAAGTGAAGATCGATATAAAGGAAGAGATCAAAAGGGCTATGAAAGAGCTGCAGTGCATCCCAGACGCCGTCGGACTTAGCTACGCAGAATTGTGCATCCATCCAGATTTGAACCTTCCCGAAGGTTTTAAAATTCCGAAGTTTGACACCTTCGGAGGAGTGGGCAATCCTATGGCGCATTTGAGAGCATATTGTGACCAGCTTGTGGGAGTTGGCAGGGATGAGGCCTTGTTGATGCGGCTTTTCAGCCGAAGTCTGTGTGGAGAGGCCCTCGAGTGGTTTACTTCACATGAAACCAGGCAGTGGCCCAGTTGGAATGCATTGGCTAAGGACTTCATTGACCGATTCGCCTACAATGTTGAAATAGTGCCCGATCGGTATTCTCtggagaagatgaagcagaaaccAACTGAAAGCTATAGGGAATTTGCCTATAGGTGGAGGAAAGAAGCGGCGAGGGTAAGGCCACCCATGACCGAGAAAGAGATTGTGGAAGTGTTCGTGCGGGTACAGGAGCCTGAGTACTATGATCGAATCATGTTGCTGGTCGGAGCTAAATTCGCTGAGATAGTCAAagttggtgagactatcgaagatggtCTAAAATCGGGAAAGATAGCCCGTGTATCTGCGTCGCCTGGGTCTTCAGGATTGATAAGAAAGAGAAGAGAGGAAGTTGCCGCTGTCTCGTATGGGGGGAGAAAAACCCCTAGAAACCCGTCACATTCCCAAGATCGTTCCAGGCCTTCCCCAAAGTCTCAACGATCCTACTACCCACAATCCGATCATCCTAATAACCACAATACTGTCCCCACCTATCAGAATGCTCAAATTTCGTCGTACCAAGGTCCACCCTCTAATCTCCAAAATTTTTCTCCCATATTCCCAAATTACCCTCAACCATACCAGATCCCATCCCCTTATCAGAATATTGCTCCCAACTGTGCCAACGTACAGTCGAGCTACCGACCAACTCCGCCCACTTATCAAGTCCGAGCTCCATTATACCAGGACCCCCTCCCGAATTACCAAGCTCCAATGCCAAATTTCCAGGCAAACCCTTATCCCCGGAGCCAAGCTCCTCGTACAAATACCCAAAATTATCAGCGGGTGCCTCCCCCTCGGCAAAGCGGTTATGATACTTCCCGTCCGAGATTTGAAAAAAGGCCTTCAAGGAACTTTACCACACTTGCTGAAAGCCGGACCAAACTATTTGAGAGGTTAGCCGCAGAtggatacatccaccctgtgggGCCCAAACCCGGGGATGTCAACTCAAAGTTCTACAGGCCAGATCAAAggtgtgcttatcattccaacagtgttggacatgacACGGAAGATTgcatcaacctcaagcacaaaATCCAAGACCTGATCGATCAGGAGGTAGTTTCTCTTCAACCGGCGGTGCCAAATGTCAACACAAATCCGTTGCCGAATCATGGAGGTGACAACCTTAATATGATTGAAACGGATGAAGACGGGTGTGGGACAAAGATGATTACCCCTATTATGCATGAGGACTTGGAAAGGGCTGTCGCTTCTTTAAGCGTCAAAGAAAGGAGGAAGTTTGTTATTCTGACACCTGCAAAggctgttgccttggtgcctTCGAAAACCCTCGTTAAGCCCAAATTTGTCATTGAAACTGCCGTGGCCCAAGGCATGACCAGGTCCGGAAGGTGCTACACTCCTgatgagcttgctctcggaggacaGAAGAAGGACCATGCTAAGAGGCCGATAAGCGAGGGGGAAGCAGAGGAATTCTGGAGAAGGATGCAACCTAAGGACTATTCCATCgtcaaacatttagagaagaCTCCGGCTCAGATCTCTGTGTGGGCCCTGCTGATGAGCTCTCAGTCCCACAGGCAGGCCTTAATGAAAGCTCTTGATGATACATACGTACCCTCAGGTACAAGTAGTGATAACGTGGCCGCTATGATTCATCAAGTCATTCGGGGGCACCGGATCAGCTTTTGTGACGATGAGTTGCCAGTCGAAGGAAGATCCCACAACAAAGCGCTACACATTACCGTGATATGTCATGGAAAGGTTGTCAACTGTGTTTTGGTAGATGATGGGTCCGGTTTGAATATTTGCCCATTGACGACGTTGAGGCAACTAAATTTTGACCTTGGGAAACTGGAGCAGAATCAGGTCAATGTAAGGGCATTTGATGGTGTGCAAAGAGACACCTTAGGGGCTGTGactttgacccttcaaatgggcccCGCAGAGTTCAGTGCGCAATTCCAAGTATTGGACATAGACACTAGCTAcaaccttcttttgggaaggccgTTTATCCACATGGCTGGAGCCGTCCCCTCTACTCTCCATCAGATGATGAAGCTTGTgtggaaaaatgaagagttagtGATTCACGGCGAGGGAAGTCGCTCGGGCAAGCAGGTGTCGGTCATTGATGAGATGCCGCAAGGCGCAGACTTTTACACGGTGGAGCTGGTGAATGCCACCAACGAAGATTTGGCCCTCAACTCCATGCCAACCGTGTACAAAATGATAGCCACGGTGATGCTGCAAAATGGGTTCGAGCCAGGTTTCGGATTGGGAAGAGATTCCCAAGGAATTATTGAGCCTGTTCCGGTCCTTGCTCAGGGATCaaagtatggtttggggtacatccccacagatgatgatatgaagatgaagaggagaAGGGATCAAGAGTTGACTAAGCCGATCCCGCATCTCTATCACTCCTTTCCAATTCGGGAGCATGCCGAGCCTGAAGACgacggggaaggaatctgtgacctGTTCAAGGAGATCAATGCCGTCATAGAGGAGGAGGCCGAGCCAGCTGGCTTTCGCGATGCTGAACCGGGGGAGATGCTGAAGAATTGGACGTCCACACCAATCCTGATGTCCCGGACTTTTGG taacgtaagttacaaacctgccaacgtcatgtcatgtcatgagctaAACGAACAAAATGAGGCAAATGACGACGAGGCTGACGACTACGACGAAGAAAGTGGGGAACCAGACTATGTAGTAGAAGAGTTTCGACAGTTCGAGAATCAACATAAACCGAATCTGGAGGAAACAGAGACGGTAAATTTGGGAGATTCAGAatgtgtcaaagaggttaagatcagcacTCACCTGAATAAAACTCAGAAGGAGAGCCTGATTCATTTGCTTGCCGAATACAACGATGTGTTTGTTTGGGAGGTCAGTGACATGCAGGGGCTGAGTACcgatgtcgtatctcataagctgCCTATCAACCCAGGGTTCGAGCCAGTGAAGCAAAAGACTCGGAAATTCAAGCCTGAgttgagtttgaagattaaggaGGAAATCACCAAGCAGATAGAGTCCCGGTTGGTAGAAGTAACGCAATATCCCACCTGGTTGGCGAATGTCGTTCCGGTCGCcaaaaaagatggaaaaatcaggatttgcgttgattacagagatctcaccaaggctagtccaaaggataatttcccgttgccaaatatccatattctgattgacaactgtgccaaacatgagatgcagtcatttgtggactgctacgcgggttatcaccagattctgatggatgaagaagacgcgGAGAAAACGGCCTTCATCACGCCTTGGGGGGTATATCACTACAGGGTGATGCCGTTTGGGCTCAAAAACGCCGGTGCCACTTACATGAGAGCCATGACGACTATCTTCCACGACATGattcacaaggaaattgaagtgtacgtggacgacgtcataattaaatcccgcgagagttcggatcatttgacacacctgcgaaaattctttgaacgtttgCGTAGGTACAACTTGAAGCTAAATCCCGCCAAGTGTGCTTTTGGAGTCCCAGCTGGGAAATTGTTAgggtttatagtcagcagaagaggtattgagctcgacccttcCAAGATCAAAGCAATTCAGGAGTTACCTCCGCCTAAgacgagaaaagaggtgatgagcttcttagggaggttaaactatatcagccggtttatagcacaatcgacggtggtatgtgagcctatcttcaagtggctgaagaaagatgccccaactaagtggactgaggagtgccagaccgctttcgacgctatcaagagctacttgtctaacccaccagtattggttcctccgcgagaagggagtcctttgttgctATATTTGTCTGTCTCGGATAACGCCTTTGGAtgtgtacttggtcaacacgacgagacagGGAAGAAGGAAAAGGCTATCTACTACATCAGCAAGAAGTTTACTCCGTACGAGTCTCGTTACACTTTGCTGGAAAGAACATGCTGTGCTCTGACATGGCTTGCCCAGAAGCTGAGGCACTACCTGTCGTCGTATACTACATATCTTATCTCCAGGATGGATCCGttaaagtatattttccagaaagcgatgCCGACCGGGAAGCTGGCTAAATGGCAAAtgctgttgagtgagtttgacatcgtgtacgtgactcagaaggcaataaaagcacaagctttggctgatcatcttgcggaAAATCCCGTTGATGAAGAGTACGAACCTCTCAAGACATATTTTCACGacgaagaagtgtcatttgtgggtgaagatatctCTGAAGTttatccaggttggagattattctttgatggagcggTGAATCACCAGGGTAAAGGTGTTGGAGCAGTCTTGGTAtcagaatctggtcagcactatcctatgGCGGCTAAGCTACGGTTCaactgcacaaacaacatggctgagTATGAAGCTTGCATTCTCGGTTTGAAAATGGCCGTTGACATGAGTGTTTACGAGTtactggttattggagattcagacctATTGATCCATCAAGTTCAAGGAGAGtgggctgtgaagaacccaAAGATTGTACCTTATGTACAATATGTGCAAAACCTGTGTAAAAGGTTTcgcaagatcgagttcagacacactcccagaatacagaatgaattagctgatgctcttgccaccatcgcttcaatGATCAAACATCCAGATATTGATTACATCGACCCGCTGGATATAGGTTTGAAGGAGCACccagtccattgttcacacGTGGAATCAGAACCAGATG AAGATGCCACATCTAATCAAAAGAAGTCGATACGtcgtatggctctcaatttctttttgaatggagaagtcctttacaagaggactccagatttgggtcttttGAGATGCGTGGATGCTGCTGAAGCCATgaggcttattgaacagatacatgctggagtcTGTGGCACACATATGAACGGGCTTACCTTGGCAAGAAAAGTCCTTCGAGCCGGTTacttctggatgactatggagaacgactgttgcaaattcgtgcaaaaatgccataaatgtcaagtgcacggagATTTGATAAgggtgccacctcacgaactcaatgctatgagttcaccttggccatttgtagcttggggaatggatgtcatcggtcctaTAGAACCGGCCGCTTCCAATGGACACAGATTTATTTTGGTTGCCAtcgattatttcaccaaatgggtggaagcagcctcttacaaatcggtaaccaagaaagtggtggccgaCTTTGTCCGCAACAATCTGATCTGCCGATTTGGAGTTCCCGAATCCATCATCACCGATAACGGcgcaaatctcaacagtcatctgatgaaagagatatgtgaacaatttaagattattcaccgaaggtcaactgcttatcgccctcaaatgaacggagctgtagaggccgccaacaagaacatcaagaagattctgaggaaaatgattgacaagcagcggggttggcatgaaatgttgccatatgctctactgggttatcgaacgacggtcagaacatcaactggggctactccatacttgctagtatacggaacagaagcagtcgtacctgttgaagtcgagataccgtcactgaggatcatccaagaagctgagctAAGTAATGCTGAGTGGGTTAGCAAACGGATTGATCAACTAGCCTTGATTGATGAAAAGAGGATGGTTGCTGTTTGTCATGGCCAGTTGTATAGACAAAGAATGACTCgcgcttttcacaaaagagtaagagccagaaattttgaagttggtcagttggttcttaagcgtatttttcctcatcaagacgagtacaaaggaaagttcgcaccaaactggcaaggtccttacatggtccgcaaagtactatctggaggtgctttagtCTTGTCAGAGATGGATGGCGCTGTGTGGCCCaaacctatcaactcagatgctgtcaagagatattACGCGTGA